acctcagggaggtTTGCGATGGTTGCTGCTTTTGTAAATGAGCTGGCCATGCTTTTTATgtgtcagtcaggtttcagaattcatcatagtacagaaacagtattagtgaaggttacaaatgatcttcttatggcctcagtggactcatctctgtgctcgtcctgttagacctcagtgcagctttgatactgttgaccataaaattttattacagagattagagcatgccataggtattaaaggaactgcgcttcgctctcagactacaggcttacttgtagttcctagggtttgtaagagtagaatgggagggaggcagagccttcagctttcaggctcctctcctgtggaaccagctgccaattcggattagggagacagacaccctctctacttttaagattaagcttaaaactttcctttttgaaaaagcttatagttagggctggatcaggtgaccctgaaccatcccttagttatgctgctatagagttagactgctggggggtttcccatgatacacccagtgtttctttttattcacctctttttgctctgtatgcaccactctgctttaaatcattagtgattgatctctgctctcttccacagcatgtctttttcctgattctctcccctcagctccaaccagtcccagcagaagactgcccctccctgagtctggttctgctggaggtttcttcctgttaaaagggagttttccttcccactgtcgccaagtgcttgctcatagggggtcgttttgaccattggggtttttctgtaattattgtatggcttttgccttacagtataaagcgccttggggcgactgtttgttgtgatttggcgatatataaataaaattgattgattgaatttcaaGCACACTCAGCTGTTCGCCAGAAAACCTCACTTTGAGAGGTTAAATAGCAAAGTCCCACTttgaaatgaggtgggcttcatagataattggcaaagcttctggggaaaacctggtcttgttaggagagacggcatccatcccactttggatggagcagctctcatttctagaaatctggccaattttcttaaatcctccaaaccgggttgggaccaggaagcagagttgtagtcttacacacctctctgcagcttctctccccctgccatcccctcattaccccatccccgtagagacggtgcctgctcccagaccaccaataaccagcaaaaatctatttaagcataaaaattcaaaaagaaaaaataatatagcaccttcaactgcaccacagactaaaacagttaaatgtggtctattaaacattagatctctctcttctaagtccctgttagtaaatgatataataattgatctacatattgatttattctgccttacagaaacatggttacagcaggatgaatatgttagtttaaatgagtcaacacccccgagtcacactaactgccagaatgctcatagcacgggccgaggcggaggattagcagcaatcttccattccatcttattaattaatcaaaaacccagacagagctttaattcatttgaatgcTTGACTCTTAGCCTTGTCCATCCAAaccggaagtcccaaaaaccagttttatttgttattatctatcgtccacctggtcgttactgtgagtttctctgtgaattttcagaccttttgtctgacttagtgcttagctcagataagataattatagtgggcgattttaacatccacacagatgctgagaatgacagcctcaacactgcatttaatctattattagactcaattggctttgctcaaaatgtaaatgagtctacccaccactttaatcatatcttagatcttgttctgacttacggtatggaaattaaagacttaacagtattccatgaaaactcccttctgtctgatcatttcttaataacatttacatttactctgatggactacccagcagtggggaataagtttcattacactagaagtctttcagaaagcgctgtaactaggtttaaggatatgattccttctttatgttctctaatgccatataccaacacagtgcagagtagctacctaaactctgtaagtgagatagagtatctcgtcaatagttttacatcctcattgaagacaacttggatgctgtagctcctctgaaaagagagctttaaatcagaagtgcctgactccgtggtataactcacaaactcgcagcttaaagcagataacccgtaagttggagaggaaatggcatctcactaatttagaagatcttcacttagcctggaaaaagagtctcttgctctataaaaaagccctccgtaaagctaggacagcttactactcatcactaactgaagaaaataagaacaaccccaggtttcttttcagcactgtagccaggctgacaaagagtcagagctctattgagccgagtattcctttaactttaactagtaatgacttcatgactttctttgctaataaaattttaactattagagaaaaaattactcataaccatcccaaagacgtatcgttatctttggctgctttcagtgatgccggtatttggttagactctttctgattgttctgtctgagttattttcattggttacttcatccaaaccatcaacatgtctattagaccccattcctaccaggctgctcaaggaagccctaccattatttaatgcttcgatcttaaatatgatcaatctatctttattagttggctatgtaccacaggcttttaaggtggcagtaattaaaccattacttaaaaagccatcacttgacccagctatcttagctaattataggccaatctccaaccttccttttctctcaaaaattcttgaaagggtagttgtaaaacagctaactgatcatctgcagaggaatggtctatttgaagagtttcagtcaggttttagaatttatcatagtacagaaacagcattagtgaaggttacaaatgatcttcttatggcctcagacagtggactcatctctgtacttgttctgttagacctcagtgctgcttttgatactgttgaccataaaattttattacagagattagagcatgccataggtattaaaggaactgcgctgcggtggtttgaatcatatttatctaatagattacaatttgttcatgtaaatgaggaatcttcttcacagactaaggttaattatggagttccacaaggttctgtgctaggaccaattttattcactttatacatgcttcccttaggcagtattattagacggcattgcttaaattttcattgttacgcagatgatacccagctttatctatccatgaagccagaggacacacaccaattagctaaactgcaggattgtcttacagacataaagacatggatgacctctaatttcctgcttttaaattcagataaaactgaagttattgtacttggccccacaaatcttagaaacatggtgtctaaccagatccttactctggatggcattaccctgacctctagtaatactgtgagaaatcttggagtcatttttgatcaggatatgtcattcaaagcgcatattaaacaaatatgtaggactgcttttttgcatttacgcaatatctctaaaattagaaaggtcttgtctcagagtgatgctgaaaaactaattcatgcatttatttcctctaggctggactattgtaattcattattatcaggttgtcctaaaagttccctgaaaagcattcagttaattcaaaatgctgcagctagagtactaacggggactagaaggagagagcatatctcacccatattggcctctcttcattggcttcctgttaattctagaatagaatttaaaattcttcttcttacttataaggttttgaataatcaggtcccatcttatcttagggacctcatagtaccatatcaccccaatagagcgcttcgctctcagactgcaggcttacttgtagttcctagggtttttaagagtagaatgggaggcagagccttcagctttcaggctcctctcctgtggaaccagctcccaattcagatcagggagacagacaccctctctacttttaagattaggcttaaaactttcctttttgctaaagcttatagttagggctggatcaggtgaccctgaaccatcccttagttatgctgctatagacttagactgctggagggttcccatgatgcactgagtgtttctttctctttttgctctctatgcaccactctgcatttaatcattagtgattgatctctgctcccctccacagcatgtctttttcctggttctctccctcagccccaaccagtcccagcagaagactgcccctccctgagcctggttctgctggaggtttcttcctgttaaaagggagtttttccttcccactgttgccaagtgcttgctcatatggggtcgttttgaccgttggggtttttacataattattgtatagccttgccttacaatataaagcgccttggggcaactgtttgttgtgttttggcgctatataaataaaattgattgattgaattgattgactttCAAGCACACTCAGCTGTTAAAGGTATTGACAGATGAcagtctgactggtttctttcacAACACACCCACGACCTACAACCTAAATACGTCCGCTCTGTGCAAAGTGGAGTTAGACACACCCCAAATGCCCTTGTGTTTTACACAGTGCATTACAGATTATGAAGACAAGGCCCTCTGTTTTtactgataatttttttttattctttattgctACTGAAACACATTTTCTTTTCATGTTCGCAATTTAATAAACCACAAGTCTGAAATCAGAAGGAGGAAAAAATTATCTTCAGGTTGTTCTGTTATTTGGAGTCACGTGACTACAAAGGACGGAAGTACAGTCCATTGTAACGCAAAGTGTCACTTGTTGGTGTGATCACAGAAACTGCTTTGTTATTAAGCAACATCCAAATTTTAATTGCTCTATTTTAGAaaatattactttttcagcagTTATAGCTACATTCTTAGAAATGGGTTTTCAAAATTCTATGTTGCTGAGTCTCACAGATGAAACAATGCTCCTCGACATGAAAATATTATGATTTTTAAATCCCTCTATTTTTAGCGAGTATAGAAAACCAGTTTTCCTTGGTGATGGAGTTACTAAACAAATAAATGTTCACTGTTTCCTTTTGAGAAACAGGAAAGTGTGAAAAACAAATCCTGCCTATCAGTCTGTTTTTCCCTCAAGGCCATTGGCTGCTACTGTGTGATCCGCGTGCCCGTCTTTGTGCTGTCTGTGCCAACTCTTGCTCTTTCGAATAGCAAATCGAGCAATGTCCACCATGAACACCCAGGACAGAGCGTACATGGCCACTCCTCCGCACTTGATGAAGAATCTCGGCCTTGGGGAGATCAGCTCACAGTACAACATTGCGCCTCCCACAAAGATTCGCATGAACACAAACAGCAGCACAAACAGGATGTCCACAATGTCACCCAGCTGCGTCTCGTAGCGTCCCGTCTGTCTGAGGAACCAGCGTGCCTGCAAAAGGGGGTTGGTGATTTCACTGCCGAAAAGCACCGCGCATGACTCAATGCCAGACTCCCCCAACCACAGGGTCAAGACAATTCCCAGGATGCTCATGGTGTGATGGGCTAGCATAACGGGTCCCTCTGTGCGGAAATACACACACCAGCCCATATCAAAAATAAAGTAGCCCAAACTGAGCACCAAGGCGTTTATCTGCAAAGGCGTGTTCTTCGTACCTGCATCAACAGACACAAATATTTCATTTTAGTTTGACTACTTTTGAAAACATGCATTTCAGTAGCAACATCAATGTGTCAAGAAACAAAACATGTTTGTGTTGCTGCAAGAAGCAGAATATGGAAAAGTAAGACATCATTGTTAAAGCATTGTTTGTTTCAATCATTGCATTGATTGTTAACACAGAGGTTATGGTCTTGTTTTTTGTCATGTCATCTgtcacagtctgaaaataaactttatttattctttattaACTCTAAGGTTCACacaaatgtttgcagatgactgtgatctgtagtgagagatcAGGTTGAGTCTAAGCTGGAAAGGTGgaggtatgctctggagagcaggggaatgaaagtcagtaggagcaacacTGAGTacacgtgtgtgaatgagagggagcccagtggaatagtgcagttacaatgattagaagtggtgaaagtagatgagttaaaagacttggggtcaactgtcaaaagtaatggagggtgtggtagagaggtgaagaagagagtgcaggcagggtggagtgggtggagaaaggtggtaggagtgatatctgcaagagtgaaggagaaagtctacaagacagtagtgaaacCAGCTATGTTGCACAGCTTAGAGAAGGTGGCACTAACAACAAGATGGAACTACAATATTAATGCTattatttacaaaatatacatcaaatcagaatgaaacaaacaccaaaatgCCCAAAAAAGAAGACAATTAAGACAATTTACATAAATTATTGCACCAAAATTAAAAccaacataataaaaaaaatcttaaaagagAAGGTTCAGTTTAAAACGATATGACTGGAGAAAGTTTTTTTCAATgataatttttacaaatttactgagtctgtcaagtttttttttctttttttttattttctttatgaaaagacaaagacaacatcacaacataaaacaaaacaggcaTTAACGAGCACTGGCAACAACGGtaatataaagaaataaatgcatgaggatAATAACCATATAACATAAAACAATATAGACATGATACACAAGGAGGTATATATACATAagcatacatacatacccacacacacacacacatatatttatatacacatatgtacatgtatacatttacatatacatacatacatacccacatgcacacacgtcTACAAAACACATCTGTGTATATTAATAGCAATAATCATAACATCAATCCATACCACAGCAACAACAATGATTAAACAACCTTTCAAAATAGTGTGACATTGGTTATTGCGTTGTATCTGACccattctttttttgttgttgttgtctgtgtGTGGGTCTCATCTTGTATGGTGCATTAAAAACACTGTGGAATGTagtgcattaaaaacacacagacataaatgtaGGGTTAGAATGGACCAGATCCTTGaatgtgcagtgttttatttttaattatctttaatgtatatatattaaatatatatattaattcaaCCTGTCCTTGTGTTGTTGTCACTATTAGTATTTCATGCAGCCGTTAATCATATAAGTAATGGTAAAatctcatacatacatatacacatacacacacatatcatgtcatatatcatatgaaaacaattattataataatatcaataattattatattaccatcaataatgaatacataaatagcctaaatttttttaaatgatttttatatatatatatatatatatatatacacatacacccaaacatatatacatatacacatacacacatatatcatgtcatatatcatataaaaataattattataataatatcaataattattatattattatcaataatgaatatataaatagcctaaaaaaaaaaaaattatatacatatacatacacacatacacacacacacacatacagctggtGTGAGGTTATGAGAGAAAAGTTATTAATATTGACCAGATGCCAGTGGGCTCTGTGAGGGGGGTAGAGGCGAGTGTGCTGTCAAGAGTGACgtggttttgatttgttttttttttcctctctctctctcttccttcccctccctttttttcccctttttctttTCCTGTCAAGTTTTTTTTCAGACTTTCTGTGTTAAACAGTTCACtaaatttcaatgtattttcacATTCTAAGttaagagacaaacaaacagttaatAAAATTCGTCACGAATTTAACAAAGATTACAGAGCTCACGATCAACACTTTTTTCAGTGCTAGAAACACGATTTGCATTAATTGGTAGCTTATGATAACTTCTTCTGAATTTAGCTTGGGGTAATGTATCCACATCATTTAGATCTGATACATTTTTTTCAATAAAATATTCTTTTTTAAATAAGCAGTATGTTGAACATAagctattattctaaacactaccaATGTAATTCTGAATATACATATTTATCCTTAGTTCAATACTAAGTTAAAATTAACATTTTTCAAGTCAAACCATAAATTTGAGTATCCACTGCTGTCAATTGCACGTTAATCTTAGCCATCCATTTGAACACATCCTGATCATACGTTTGTGTGAGTAGATGGAATACAATATTGGATAGTTTATTTTCTTTGCAACTGACAAG
The sequence above is drawn from the Thalassophryne amazonica chromosome 4, fThaAma1.1, whole genome shotgun sequence genome and encodes:
- the tlcd5a gene encoding TLC domain-containing protein 5a: MALLVVYALLWLSGWVSFYFILCNVNGSQGYEWNCRLVTLFHGILAICVTAYIGYVDGPWPFTYPGTKNTPLQINALVLSLGYFIFDMGWCVYFRTEGPVMLAHHTMSILGIVLTLWLGESGIESCAVLFGSEITNPLLQARWFLRQTGRYETQLGDIVDILFVLLFVFMRIFVGGAMLYCELISPRPRFFIKCGGVAMYALSWVFMVDIARFAIRKSKSWHRQHKDGHADHTVAANGLEGKTD